The Corynebacterium minutissimum genome includes the window GCCTTAGAGCCGACGGGCGATTGCGAGGCGATGTAGTCCGCGACGATGGCGCGCAGGACCTCTTGGCGGCGGGCATCGGTGGAGCTAGACATGTCTCTAAGGCTATCCGTTCTGGCGGGCGATGGTGGGATCTGGTGACAATCTGCCTCGCTGCATTGGCAGCCCGTCACCACTTCCAGGTGGTTCCATAATGTGCTTCTAGAAGGGTTCATCATGCACTTCCAGATAGCTCGAATACTGATGGTCCCTTTAGTCTGGTCTCTTTTGAGAGCAAAGAGACCATCTGCGGGCGCATTTCCTATGATAGATGGTCCCTTTTCGCCGTAAAGGAACCAAACTAGAGGGGCCAATTAGCAAAGACTAACCGTATCGAGAGCGACTAACAGGTTTCACGACGTGGAGAGAGAAACTAACACCGACTAACACCGCTCTCAAACTTCCCGGCGACACGAGAAAAACTAACAAATTCCCGGCGGGGATTATTCTAAGTCGCTATGCCTCCTCGGCATCGGAAAGCCAAGGCCTAGCCACTTCTTCGCAGCTTCGCGGTTGCACCACACAAATGGTTCTACTCAGATGGTTCAGGTCATACGGTTTACTTGCCCCCAAACAAACCTTGTAGCAGCCCAAAGAAGGTTTACTTGCCCCCAAACAAACCTTATGACTGGAGCCTTACCACTGGAACCATCTACGAGCATCGAGGCCGGCCGCTAATCAGCCAGCTGATGCGGACTCGGAGGTCGGCCCGCAGGCGGGACAAGCCCCTAGCGGGCGATGTCTTCGGCGACGAGGAGGTCGGTAATAATGCCGTCCGCGAGCAGGCGGCCCTCCTTGGTCACGCGGAGGCGGTCACCGGCACGCTCGAGCAGGCCGCGCTCGATGAACCGCGCGGCGACCGGCTCGGCGGCCGGTGCAAGCCACGCGGCCGGGATACCTTCGCGCAAGCGCAGCCCCAGCATGATGCGCTCGGTGTGGCGGTCAGCCTCGGTGAGCTGCTCACGCTCCTTGATGGGTAACTGCCCCTCGCCTACCGCCTTGATGTAGGTCCGCGGATTCTTCACGTTGAAGAAGCGCTCGTCGCCTAAGTGCGAATGCGCACCCGGGCCCGCGCCCCACCAATTGCCGTCGACCCAGTAAATGCGGTTGTGTTGGCACTCCCCGCCCGGCTTGGCCCAGTTGGAGACCTCGTACCACTCGAAACCAGCGGCCTCGAGGGTGGAAGAGATCATCTCGTAGCGCCGAGCCAGAACATCCTCATCCGGTGCGGGCAGCAGTCCCTTAGACACCTTGCGCGCCATACGCGTGCCGTCTTCCACAATGAGCGAATACGCACTGATGTGGTCCACTCCAGTGTCCAGGGCACGCTTCAGCGTCAGGGCAACGTCGCTGTCCTCTTCTGTCGGCGTGCCATAAATCATGTCCAGGTTGACGTGCGCGAAGCCTGCAGCAATGGCTTCGCGGGCGGCATCGAAGGCGCGGCCCGGCGTGTGGGCTCGCTCCAGTACCGCGAGCACGCTCGGGGAGGCGGACTGCATGCCGAGGGAGAGGCGGGTAAAGCCGGCGTCGAGAAGCCCGGCAAAGTACTCCGGCGACGTGGACTCCGGGTTGGATTCCGTGGTGACTTCCGCGCCTGGGGCAAGGCCAAAGGTATCGCGCACCCGATTCAACACGCGGCCCAGGCCCTCGGCGCCCAGCAGGCTCGGCGTGCCGCCACCGATGAAAACGGTCTCCGCTACGCGGCCGACCTGGGCCGCTGCCATCTCTAGCTCTTTTTCCAAGGCTGAGAGATAATCGCTGGTCAGATCCCCTCCCAGCTCACCCGGGGTATAGGTGTTGAAATCGCAGTAGCCACAGCGCGAGGCACAGAAGGGCACGTGAATGTAAAGACCAAAGGGATCCATGGGGAACAAAATAACCGACTGAACCGTTGAAGCGGTAGTCTATAGTGCAGGTTTGATTCCCCGATATTTGAAGAAAGGCCCCCTTT containing:
- the hemW gene encoding radical SAM family heme chaperone HemW gives rise to the protein MDPFGLYIHVPFCASRCGYCDFNTYTPGELGGDLTSDYLSALEKELEMAAAQVGRVAETVFIGGGTPSLLGAEGLGRVLNRVRDTFGLAPGAEVTTESNPESTSPEYFAGLLDAGFTRLSLGMQSASPSVLAVLERAHTPGRAFDAAREAIAAGFAHVNLDMIYGTPTEEDSDVALTLKRALDTGVDHISAYSLIVEDGTRMARKVSKGLLPAPDEDVLARRYEMISSTLEAAGFEWYEVSNWAKPGGECQHNRIYWVDGNWWGAGPGAHSHLGDERFFNVKNPRTYIKAVGEGQLPIKEREQLTEADRHTERIMLGLRLREGIPAAWLAPAAEPVAARFIERGLLERAGDRLRVTKEGRLLADGIITDLLVAEDIAR